One Ornithodoros turicata isolate Travis unplaced genomic scaffold, ASM3712646v1 Chromosome15, whole genome shotgun sequence DNA window includes the following coding sequences:
- the LOC135372483 gene encoding uncharacterized protein LOC135372483: METPLPPFPAFDPHSDVSSLSQRWLKWVARFENFLLAANVTNEARKRAMLLHYAGEEVYDVFQTLSNTGTDYDTAIARLKEHFAPKRNTVYERHVFRRARQEVRETLDQFQVRLRRLGATCEFSEIEREIVSQIIEGTTSSRLRRVALRESDITLDQLMKLGRSIETTEMQASNIETPSETHTVHNVKEKKFNRRGRPQEKSDQRGRGGTQKCFGCGGRWPHEGGKTNCPAWGARCHKCQKGNHFAKWCRATTLPKEPVGSVNVLSTRSKVSSSEESVFHVQGCTKLPVVRVTVNDRPLDFFLDTGAGVNVIGEQTWRTHLKGRLEETTTRLVPYGITEAIPVMGTFKATFRARDKQTQAPVYVVEGSHSSLLSYETARELMLIDIVRTISQKTSVDAKR; the protein is encoded by the coding sequence ATGGAGACTCCTTTGCCACCCTTTCCAGCATTTGACCCACATTCCGACGTGTCGTCGTTATCACAAAGATGGTTGAAGTGGGTAGCCCGCTTTGAAAATTTCCTGCTAGCCGCCAACGTCACTAACGAGGCACGCAAGAGAGCCATGTTGCTGCACTACGCCGGTGAAGAAGTATATgacgtcttccaaacacttTCCAACACCGGGACAGATTATGACACTGCGATTGCACGACTCAAGGAACATTTCGCACCAAAGCGAAACACCGTGTACGAACGCCATGTGTTTCGGCGAGCCCGGCAAGAAGTCCGCGAAACACTGGACCAGTTCCAGGTCAGATTGAGACGTCTTGGAGCGACATGCGAATTTTCCGAGATTGAGAGGGAAATTGTCTCACAAATCATAGAGGGAACCACGTCAAGCAGATTAAGGAGAGTAGCACTCAGAGAATCGGACATTACACTCGACCAACTTATGAAGCTGGGAAGAAGCATCGAGACTACAGAGATGCAAGCATCCAACATAGAAACACCTTCAGAGACGCACACAGTTCACAATGTAAAGGAGAAAAAATTTAACCGTAGAGGTCGGCCACAAGAGAAGAGTGATCAACGTGGTCGAGGGGGAACACAGAAGTGCTTTGGCTGCGGCGGAAGGTGGCCCCATGAAGGCGGAAAGACAAACTGTCCTGCTTGGGGAGCGAGGTGTCACAAATGTCAGAAGGGCAACCATTTCGCGAAGTGGTGCAGAGCGACCACATTGCCTAAGGAACCGGTGGGGTCCGTGAACGTGTTGTCCACGCGTTCAAAAGTTTCAAGCTCAGAAGAGTCTGTGTTTCACGTACAGGGCTGCACGAAGCTCCCTGTCGTTAGAGTAACGGTTAACGATAGGCCCCTGGACTTCTTCCTGGACACTGGAGCAGGAGTCAATGTGATAGGTGAACAGACCTGGAGGACGCACTTAAAAGGCCGACTGGAAGAGACAACGACTCGTCTCGTCCCGTATGGAATTACAGAGGCGATTCCGGTCATGGGAACATTCAAGGCTACGTTCAGAGCCAGGGATAAGCAAACTCAAGCGCCCGTATATGTCGTCGAAGGATCACATTCATCATTACTGAGCTACGAAACGGCCAGAGAGCTCATGCTCATCGATATCGTACGAACAATATCCCAGAAGACATCGGTAGACGCAAAAAGATAA